TCCGCTGGCCACCACACCGGTCCTCTATCTTCCGACGGTGGCCGGGAGCCTCGTGCTGGGCACAGTCGCCGGCACGCTCGGGCACACGACACTTGCCGCGCTGGCGCTCGGCGCTGGCTTTTTTTCCTGGCTCGCGCTCGAGTCGATCATCCTGCATCGGCTACTCGTTCACGAGCCGCTTTCGCCTGCGCTGCTGCCTACGCTGGGGATTCAGCTCGCGCCACCCACGGTGGGATGCGTCGCGTATCTCGGCATCACTCGTGGACCACCAGATCTGTTTGCACTGGCGCTCCTTGGCTACGGCCTGCTGCAAGCTGGTGTGCTGTTGAGGATCGCCGCGCGGCTTCGTACGCAACCCTTCACGCTTGGATTCTGGGCGTTCAGTTTCGGTGTGACGGCGTTGGCACAGGGGGCTATCCGCGTCGTGGCACGCGGCGCGGTGGAACTCGAAGTGTTGTCCATCGCACTCTTCACAGTCGCGAATATTGTCATCGCAGCGCTTGCACTTCGAACATTGCTGCAAGTGTCGCGCGGTCGCTTGCTCCCGCCGGCGAGCTAGGTCGCTGAGGCGCGTGCTGGTGTCTCGGGTATCTGGCTGGGCGACTGCGATCTACATCCTTGGAGGTAGCCGTTGATCATCAGGACGGGTCATGCGATTGGCGCCGTCCTGCGCGATGATTCACCGTCCGTCACACCACGCGTCCACGTGAACCCGAGCGCAAGACTGCCATGCTACTGCTCTCATCGCCTGTTCCCAACGTGGGAGCGTCCGCCCCGGACTTCGAGCTGCGGATGACACCGCAGCGTAGTCTACGACTATCGAGTCTCCGCGGTCGTCCAGTGGTGTTGGTGTTCTACCCAGCGGACTGGAGCCCGGTGTGCGGAGACCAGCTCACTCTGCTGAACGAAGTACTTCCGGAATTCGAGCAACTCGGGACCGTACTGCTCGGCGTCTCCGTCGATGGTGCATGGTGCCACGGAGCGTATGCGGGTGAGCGTCGCATCCGATTTCCACTGCTGGCTGACTTTGAGCCGAAGGGTGAAGTCGCGCGAGCATACGGAGTGTTTCGCGCAGAGGACGGCACCAGTGAGCGCGCGCTGTTCGTGATCGACGCTGCGGGTGAGGTTCGCTGGCGTCATGTCGCCCCGGTCAACGAAAATCCTGGCGCCGACGGAATTCTCACCGCGCTCGAGCAGATCGTGGCGCGGATCCCGCTGATGCCAGCCGAGACCGATCGGCACGTGCGGGAGGCGATCGTATGAGCCTCACACCGCTCGTCACTTCACGTGACCATCAGCTCGGAGTGGCCGACGCGCTCGTCACGCTCGTCGAGTATGGCGACTACGAATGTCCGCACTGCGCGCGGGCACACCCTGTCGTCAAGGAGATGCAGCGTCGTTTCGGAGAGCACTTGCGGGTCGTGTTCCGGAACTTCCCGTTGGCGCAGGTCCACCCCTTCGCACTGCACGCGGCGGAAGCGGCGGAGTGTGTGGCGGTCCACGGTGGCGAGGATGCATTTTGGCGAATGCACGACGCACTGTTCGAGCACCAGCAGGATTCCCCAACCTCCCTCGCCGACGAGCGTCTCGCGGCGTATGCCGAGGCGGTTGGGGTCGATGGTGCACTTGTTGTCCGAGACCTCGCGAACCAAGCACACCTGGATCGTGTACGTGAGGACTTCAGGGGCGGAGTGCGGAGCGGCGTGAACGGAACACCGTCGTTCTTCGTGAACGGAGAGCGTTACGACGGCGACTGGACCGATGCAGAGCACTTCGCATCCGTGCTCGGACGTGCAGCCAAAGAGCGTGGGCGATCGATGACCGGCATGCGCTGAATGAACCGACGGCGTAGAATCAGGCGTACGCCGGCGTGAACGTGCATTACCAAGTGGCGCGCGTTCGTGCGGGTCACAGGCCCTTGCAGGAGGCGAAATGAGCGGTCCACCCGCGAGGCGCGCGGCATTGCTGCTGTGCCTGAGCCTCGTGCCAGCACGGGCGCATGCGCAAGTCGACAGCGAGCGTCGCATGCCACTGTCGACGCCGGGTTTCTGGCATGCCCATCATACCGTCTGGCGGCTCGG
This region of Gemmatimonas groenlandica genomic DNA includes:
- the tehA gene encoding dicarboxylate transporter/tellurite-resistance protein TehA; the protein is MTAASAHVARLGAIEQIAARTPASFFAVALGVAGLGGDWRAASELWGLPSFVGEAIMAAAVLVWLMIAALYAGKWIVARDAALTEWRHPVQCCFIALGPVATMLVALAVRPYNDVVARVLFAVGAVSQVGFAVWRTGGLWDGGRDPLATTPVLYLPTVAGSLVLGTVAGTLGHTTLAALALGAGFFSWLALESIILHRLLVHEPLSPALLPTLGIQLAPPTVGCVAYLGITRGPPDLFALALLGYGLLQAGVLLRIAARLRTQPFTLGFWAFSFGVTALAQGAIRVVARGAVELEVLSIALFTVANIVIAALALRTLLQVSRGRLLPPAS
- a CDS encoding redoxin domain-containing protein — protein: MLLLSSPVPNVGASAPDFELRMTPQRSLRLSSLRGRPVVLVFYPADWSPVCGDQLTLLNEVLPEFEQLGTVLLGVSVDGAWCHGAYAGERRIRFPLLADFEPKGEVARAYGVFRAEDGTSERALFVIDAAGEVRWRHVAPVNENPGADGILTALEQIVARIPLMPAETDRHVREAIV
- a CDS encoding DsbA family protein; translated protein: MSLTPLVTSRDHQLGVADALVTLVEYGDYECPHCARAHPVVKEMQRRFGEHLRVVFRNFPLAQVHPFALHAAEAAECVAVHGGEDAFWRMHDALFEHQQDSPTSLADERLAAYAEAVGVDGALVVRDLANQAHLDRVREDFRGGVRSGVNGTPSFFVNGERYDGDWTDAEHFASVLGRAAKERGRSMTGMR